In Euwallacea fornicatus isolate EFF26 chromosome 2, ASM4011564v1, whole genome shotgun sequence, one genomic interval encodes:
- the tara gene encoding uncharacterized protein tara isoform X3, with translation MWCETQSCAMMGLQATTTAVVTGKRKFESLDAEVTPNAKSCKWESSSSASTSSDDCIARLRAVAVPAADAWRAPTPSLAASLLSEDEFDDDEFEDELSDDEKCAGMVPPFDPPRFATPVPQQPYGRYQSQTDYWQYYQPPQQQTIRCEENGKSYLELGASPQVKTRVRCCDGRTRWCHVPCYRQRRLAVLNLSMCKLARYRQCSDPSLRRSVLICNTLRRLEREMEADPPEPSYPMLPEMTPPTRPCPVTEPNNYEQSLRDMACSSGRATPFPSAAPDTDSGLGDEDSELGRPINWSSVLSLTSQSDLEAMNNNELYAELGLSNNSDEWKEPSTSRTDSVNEWDGFVQVLVGGT, from the exons AGTTGTGCCATGATGGGTTTGCAGGCGACCACCACAGCGGTAGTAACCGGAAAGCGTAAGTTCGAGTCTTTGGACGCCGAAGTGACCCCGAATGCGAAATCTTGTAAGTGGGAGTCATCCTCTTCCGCATCGACGAGCAGCGACGACTGTATCGCCCGCCTGAGGGCGGTGGCGGTGCCCGCGGCGGACGCCTGGCGAGCACCCACGCCCTCATTGGCGGCCTCGCTACTCAGCGAGGACGAGTTTGACGACGACGAGTTCGAGGACGAGCTCAGTGACGACGAGAAGTGCGCCGGAATGGTGCCCCCCTTTGACCCCCCAAGGTTTGCCACTCCTGTCCCTCAACAACCCTATGGGAG ATACCAATCCCAAACCGACTATTGGCAGTACTACCAGCCCCCGCAGCAACAGACAATCCGCTGCGAAGAGAACGGGAAGTCGTACCTGGAGCTAGGTGCTTCGCCCCAGGTGAAAACGCGCGTACGTTGCTGCGATGGTAGGACACGGTGGTGTCACGTGCCCTGCTACCGACAAAGAAGGCTGGCTGTGTTAAACCTCTCCATGTGCAAGCTGGCGAGGTACCGGCAATGCTCTGACCCCTCGTTGCGCAGGTCGGTGCTCATCTGCAACACTCTCAGGCGGTTGGAGCGGGAGATGGAGGCGGACCCGCCGGAACCCAGTTACCCCATGTTACCCGAGATGACTCCCCCCACGAGGCCATGCCCAGTCACGGAGCCCAATAACTATGAGCAGAGCTTGCGCGACATGGCCTGTTCCTCGGGGAGAGCCACCCCCTTCCCTAGCGCAGCCCCCGACACTGATTCGGGCCTGGGGGACGAAGATAGCGAGCTAGGAAGGCCGATCAACTGGAGCTCTGTGCTGAGTCTAACCAGCCAGAGTGACTTAGAGGCGATGAACAACAACGAGCTCTACGCGGAGCTCGGACTCAGCAATAATAGCGACGAGTGGAAGGAACCGTCCACGTCACGGACTGATTCGGTGAACGAGTGGGACGGATTCGTGCAGGTGTTAGTGGGCGGCACGTAG
- the tara gene encoding uncharacterized protein tara isoform X2 — MGVRRRGQAREGTKSCAMMGLQATTTAVVTGKRKFESLDAEVTPNAKSCKWESSSSASTSSDDCIARLRAVAVPAADAWRAPTPSLAASLLSEDEFDDDEFEDELSDDEKCAGMVPPFDPPRFATPVPQQPYGRYQSQTDYWQYYQPPQQQTIRCEENGKSYLELGASPQVKTRVRCCDGRTRWCHVPCYRQRRLAVLNLSMCKLARYRQCSDPSLRRSVLICNTLRRLEREMEADPPEPSYPMLPEMTPPTRPCPVTEPNNYEQSLRDMACSSGRATPFPSAAPDTDSGLGDEDSELGRPINWSSVLSLTSQSDLEAMNNNELYAELGLSNNSDEWKEPSTSRTDSVNEWDGFVQVLVGGT, encoded by the exons AGTTGTGCCATGATGGGTTTGCAGGCGACCACCACAGCGGTAGTAACCGGAAAGCGTAAGTTCGAGTCTTTGGACGCCGAAGTGACCCCGAATGCGAAATCTTGTAAGTGGGAGTCATCCTCTTCCGCATCGACGAGCAGCGACGACTGTATCGCCCGCCTGAGGGCGGTGGCGGTGCCCGCGGCGGACGCCTGGCGAGCACCCACGCCCTCATTGGCGGCCTCGCTACTCAGCGAGGACGAGTTTGACGACGACGAGTTCGAGGACGAGCTCAGTGACGACGAGAAGTGCGCCGGAATGGTGCCCCCCTTTGACCCCCCAAGGTTTGCCACTCCTGTCCCTCAACAACCCTATGGGAG ATACCAATCCCAAACCGACTATTGGCAGTACTACCAGCCCCCGCAGCAACAGACAATCCGCTGCGAAGAGAACGGGAAGTCGTACCTGGAGCTAGGTGCTTCGCCCCAGGTGAAAACGCGCGTACGTTGCTGCGATGGTAGGACACGGTGGTGTCACGTGCCCTGCTACCGACAAAGAAGGCTGGCTGTGTTAAACCTCTCCATGTGCAAGCTGGCGAGGTACCGGCAATGCTCTGACCCCTCGTTGCGCAGGTCGGTGCTCATCTGCAACACTCTCAGGCGGTTGGAGCGGGAGATGGAGGCGGACCCGCCGGAACCCAGTTACCCCATGTTACCCGAGATGACTCCCCCCACGAGGCCATGCCCAGTCACGGAGCCCAATAACTATGAGCAGAGCTTGCGCGACATGGCCTGTTCCTCGGGGAGAGCCACCCCCTTCCCTAGCGCAGCCCCCGACACTGATTCGGGCCTGGGGGACGAAGATAGCGAGCTAGGAAGGCCGATCAACTGGAGCTCTGTGCTGAGTCTAACCAGCCAGAGTGACTTAGAGGCGATGAACAACAACGAGCTCTACGCGGAGCTCGGACTCAGCAATAATAGCGACGAGTGGAAGGAACCGTCCACGTCACGGACTGATTCGGTGAACGAGTGGGACGGATTCGTGCAGGTGTTAGTGGGCGGCACGTAG
- the tara gene encoding uncharacterized protein tara isoform X1, whose amino-acid sequence MCLVTREPPHLSPGATASTSCAMMGLQATTTAVVTGKRKFESLDAEVTPNAKSCKWESSSSASTSSDDCIARLRAVAVPAADAWRAPTPSLAASLLSEDEFDDDEFEDELSDDEKCAGMVPPFDPPRFATPVPQQPYGRYQSQTDYWQYYQPPQQQTIRCEENGKSYLELGASPQVKTRVRCCDGRTRWCHVPCYRQRRLAVLNLSMCKLARYRQCSDPSLRRSVLICNTLRRLEREMEADPPEPSYPMLPEMTPPTRPCPVTEPNNYEQSLRDMACSSGRATPFPSAAPDTDSGLGDEDSELGRPINWSSVLSLTSQSDLEAMNNNELYAELGLSNNSDEWKEPSTSRTDSVNEWDGFVQVLVGGT is encoded by the exons AGTTGTGCCATGATGGGTTTGCAGGCGACCACCACAGCGGTAGTAACCGGAAAGCGTAAGTTCGAGTCTTTGGACGCCGAAGTGACCCCGAATGCGAAATCTTGTAAGTGGGAGTCATCCTCTTCCGCATCGACGAGCAGCGACGACTGTATCGCCCGCCTGAGGGCGGTGGCGGTGCCCGCGGCGGACGCCTGGCGAGCACCCACGCCCTCATTGGCGGCCTCGCTACTCAGCGAGGACGAGTTTGACGACGACGAGTTCGAGGACGAGCTCAGTGACGACGAGAAGTGCGCCGGAATGGTGCCCCCCTTTGACCCCCCAAGGTTTGCCACTCCTGTCCCTCAACAACCCTATGGGAG ATACCAATCCCAAACCGACTATTGGCAGTACTACCAGCCCCCGCAGCAACAGACAATCCGCTGCGAAGAGAACGGGAAGTCGTACCTGGAGCTAGGTGCTTCGCCCCAGGTGAAAACGCGCGTACGTTGCTGCGATGGTAGGACACGGTGGTGTCACGTGCCCTGCTACCGACAAAGAAGGCTGGCTGTGTTAAACCTCTCCATGTGCAAGCTGGCGAGGTACCGGCAATGCTCTGACCCCTCGTTGCGCAGGTCGGTGCTCATCTGCAACACTCTCAGGCGGTTGGAGCGGGAGATGGAGGCGGACCCGCCGGAACCCAGTTACCCCATGTTACCCGAGATGACTCCCCCCACGAGGCCATGCCCAGTCACGGAGCCCAATAACTATGAGCAGAGCTTGCGCGACATGGCCTGTTCCTCGGGGAGAGCCACCCCCTTCCCTAGCGCAGCCCCCGACACTGATTCGGGCCTGGGGGACGAAGATAGCGAGCTAGGAAGGCCGATCAACTGGAGCTCTGTGCTGAGTCTAACCAGCCAGAGTGACTTAGAGGCGATGAACAACAACGAGCTCTACGCGGAGCTCGGACTCAGCAATAATAGCGACGAGTGGAAGGAACCGTCCACGTCACGGACTGATTCGGTGAACGAGTGGGACGGATTCGTGCAGGTGTTAGTGGGCGGCACGTAG